From Paenibacillus segetis, one genomic window encodes:
- a CDS encoding glycoside hydrolase family 125 protein yields the protein MEQFRLPKIPMPELTLPVAIQEVLAEAEVKLAHRPKLLQLFKNCFPNTLETTTKLMDDGTTFVITGDIPASWLRDSVEQVIQYVPFAKEDQDLQRIISGLIKRHIQYIHIDPYANAFNESANDWHWNTTDVTDMSPWVWERKFEIDSLCFVIRLAYTYWKETELTDIFDAGFKSAMKRIIELFKTEQYHFEKSPYRFTRNNGIPEDSLRNNGLGMPVNYTGMIWSGFRSSDDACDFHYNIPGNMFAVVALRQMQEFAEWVFRDMDLLAELKELEFEVDHGIKLYGIYRHPEFGPIYAYETDGFGNYCLMDDAGTPGLMSIPYLGYVSADDEIYQNTRRFALSKENPFYFEGKAAKGIGSPHTPENYIWHMALSMQGITAQTAEEKLEMIAMLESTDADTGFMHEGFHVDDPTIFTRKWFAWSNSLFSQLVYRAMKEGIL from the coding sequence ATGGAACAATTCAGACTCCCGAAAATACCGATGCCTGAACTTACGCTGCCGGTAGCGATACAAGAAGTACTGGCGGAAGCCGAGGTAAAGCTGGCTCATCGACCAAAACTATTGCAATTGTTCAAGAATTGCTTTCCTAATACATTAGAAACAACAACAAAATTGATGGATGACGGAACAACCTTTGTCATCACAGGGGATATCCCAGCTTCTTGGCTACGTGACTCAGTAGAGCAAGTGATTCAATACGTACCGTTTGCTAAGGAAGATCAGGATTTACAACGTATTATTAGTGGGCTTATTAAACGCCACATTCAATATATTCATATCGATCCGTATGCTAATGCATTCAACGAGTCCGCTAACGATTGGCACTGGAATACGACGGATGTTACGGACATGTCCCCATGGGTATGGGAGCGGAAATTTGAGATTGATTCCTTATGCTTTGTGATACGTCTAGCCTATACGTATTGGAAAGAAACTGAACTAACCGACATCTTTGATGCGGGGTTCAAATCGGCGATGAAACGTATCATTGAACTGTTCAAAACGGAGCAATATCATTTCGAGAAATCCCCTTACCGTTTCACACGAAACAATGGAATTCCTGAGGATTCATTGCGTAACAACGGACTTGGAATGCCAGTTAATTATACCGGGATGATCTGGTCGGGCTTCCGTTCCAGTGACGATGCTTGCGACTTCCATTACAACATTCCAGGTAACATGTTTGCGGTTGTAGCACTACGTCAAATGCAAGAATTTGCGGAATGGGTATTCCGTGACATGGATCTCCTAGCTGAACTGAAGGAACTTGAATTTGAAGTTGATCATGGTATCAAATTATATGGTATTTACCGCCATCCTGAATTTGGACCGATCTATGCTTATGAAACAGATGGCTTCGGAAACTACTGTTTGATGGACGATGCTGGTACACCAGGGTTGATGTCGATTCCTTATCTTGGTTATGTGAGTGCGGATGATGAGATTTATCAAAATACGAGACGGTTTGCGCTGAGCAAAGAGAATCCTTTCTATTTTGAAGGTAAAGCGGCTAAAGGTATCGGTAGTCCACACACACCAGAGAACTATATCTGGCACATGGCGCTGTCCATGCAGGGAATTACGGCCCAAACGGCGGAAGAGAAACTGGAAATGATCGCAATGCTAGAGAGCACGGATGCAGATACTGGATTTATGCACGAAGGCTTCCATGTAGACGATCCTACTATCTTTACGCGTAAATGGTTCGCTTGGTCGAACAGCTTGTTCTCACAGCTTGTGTATCGGGCGATGAAAGAAGGAATTTTGTAA